One Raphanus sativus cultivar WK10039 unplaced genomic scaffold, ASM80110v3 Scaffold1108, whole genome shotgun sequence genomic window, atgggacctttagaaaggtctaaggcatcttcttcttcagctggttggtccttgttcttcttgacatgctctggaatcatatcattccctccctcttgaaaaggatttgtcctcaaatctggatcatctgcaataaaaggaaccaaatcagcaacattaaaaCTATTACTCACATCATACCTTCCCTTTAGATcaagcttgtaggcattgttgctgGGCTTTTTCACGATCTCAAATGGTCCATCAATTCTTGGCAttagcttggacttcctctcgTTTGGAAATCTTTCTTTCCTAAGGTGCACCCAAACAAGatctccttcttcaaagatcatctcacgccTGCCTTTGTTTGCATGCTTAGCATAcaactttgttttctcttcaatgTTGTGGCGAGCTTGCTTATGGATCTCCTGCACCATCTCGGCCTTTCTTTTTCCATCAAAACTAACtctagcacactcaggtaaaggcattagatccaaaggagaagtgggattgaacccataaacaatttcaaagggtgaaaacttagaagcagaatgcacagcatgattgtatgcaaattcacaatgaggcAAATGTTCCTCCCAAGACTTCAAATTCTTTttgatgaatgcacgcaagagagctCCTAATGTTCTATTCACTACctcagtttgaccatcagtttgcggatgacatgtagtagaaaacaataacttagttcctagcttagaccacaaagttttccaaaagtaactaaggaaTTTAGCATCTCTATCTGAAACAATGGtcttaggcatgccatgcaaacgaactatctctttaaagaacaaattagaaacatgcaatgcatcatcagttttatgacaagcaatgaagtgagccattttggagaacctatcaacaactacaaagattgaatcctttctggttctagtcctaggcaatccaacaataaaatccatagaaatgtcaTTCCATGGGTGGTAAGGAATAgggagaggagtatacaaaccatgAGACTGaactttggacttagcttgtttgcaagttgcacatctTTGGCATATCTTttctacatctttcttcatgtgaggccaaaagaaatgatcctgcaaaaccttaagggttttggcaataccaaagtgtcccattaagCTTCCTCCGTGAGCTTCCCTAGTAAACAACACTCTCATAGAACAGTTAGGTACACATAGGCGattatcataaaacaaatatccttCATGCCTAAAGTAGTGACCTTTAGCAATCTTTTCACAAGATAGATAAGCTTCTTTAAAGTCGAGATCAGTTTCATAAATTTCTTTGAATTGCTCAAATCCTAAGAGTTTAGCATCTagagtgtttaagagaacataccttcaagagagagcatcagcaactatgttttctttaccttgtttgtatttgatgacataaggaaatgtttctataaactcaacccatctggcatgtctcttgctgagtttgttttgaccctttaagtacttaagagactcatgatccgtgtgtatcacaaactccttaggccaaaggtagtgttatgaggacattgaacctgaccttactgaaccagacattcaagacatgatcagcaacattaccaaaccagagactgagcaagaagtgcccataccaaccgtgtttaagggagctatcactagacaaagagctaagatacttcaacataaatttaatgagagcatgatacttgcttctgatcttggacaggttaaacaagctgaggaagttaccaaagatgtgatcaagagagatgccgtgaagatagaggaaccaaatgggagttctcaagtatcaagagaagatctttggccattcatacctgatcagagtcacaaccatttgatgatcattaccatagaagaacccaatgcctaagaaggttcttggacagggttagctactaggcaagctccttatgtgtgctcttttccttgctcttggttttgtcccacgaggttttccaggagaaggtttttaacgaggccacgactagcttacaaatcaccttgaagcatctcggtccaagactaagaagaaaccatttcttctttgtttccttatttgaaccatattctatttaagttatttcattttgtgtcgataaggagcatgttcctttagtctttatattgtttgcaaaactcattgagaaggttacacttgatattttataaaacttttctttcaaagaaaacctagagctctcaaccgaactcgcagccgcctccttgctttgtgagaccagtacctccacggcttgaaggttcccttgtgttgtatcacgagccttccatctctcgtgtggtgcacttcaatccaccttgttctcagtccacggtttctcttggttgattagatcaaacaatagaaccacctcttgatctagaacggctccatctctcttgcttggatcatactgcctttgtcagcctaggcttgtgttggggtcaaaatcggtcaagacgaaatcgatgtccgaaaatctcggaaaaacatgaaaaatgttaaagcaacctcgagagactaattgttaatcgagaaaccttaagaaaaaattaagttcgagattcatcgtctcgaaatcaactgctagaaacattttctacacaaggaaaaaacctacggaaaactaaaaacgcaaacgcgccgaaggaaccgagcagccaacaccagaCGTGGCCggggccgccgggcggctagccccgtgctggccgtggccgccggcggctagcgcccgtgttggccgtggccgccgggcggctagccccgtgctggccgtggccgccggcggctagcgcccgtgctggccgtggccgccgggcggctagccccgtgctggccgtggccgccggcggctagcgcccgtgctggccgtggccgccggcggctagcgcccgtgctggccgtggccgccggcggctagcccgtgctggccgtggccgccggcggctagcgcccgtgctggccgtggccgccgggcggttagccccgtgctggccgtggccgccggcggctatcgcccgtgctggccgtggccgccgggcggctagccccgtgctggccgtggccgccggcggctagcgcccgtgctggccgtggtcgccgggcggctagccccgtgctcgctcgggtcgtcggacggctagtcttcgtgcataagttccaagcctccgggtcgccagaaatccgtatttcacgactttccgagtccttataaataaaactcctttttctgctccgggatttctgaaaacccctaagacgtcaacggataggaagacttcgtataaaacggtgatggttatcgtacaacaccattcacctcagcaatggatcgaagatcttccgaaagactcgacatccaagtaggagcatcctttcagagaaatcgtagaaaaacagcggaagcccggaatacggcccgaaagggaccaactccgatcggacgaccagtttacgattttctaaagggataggtgcgacggtttacaattatcttcgcatgacaagataaatgataaacttccgaaaagataaatgtcaattttccgaaaagataaatgtcaactttcccgataaacacgaaagccgacgaaaatggaaaaagtccagcccacggcagactcagcccaccaaggatagaccgtcatatgggagtatataagcaatgctaggagcagaggaagggggatccaaaatcagaagaaagaaactactccagagcaatttagaacttaggcgcttatttccttttttagcgagctgcgactcaactaggttagatctaggttctaagactagcgacgatcgacagctctcgtggccgagatctcgacctgttgtccaaacgttctccgcagattcggaaataagattctttctttttgctctattcattttacgcatttattctcgaattagacttgttttaactttgtcgtgcgtggcccagcagatagccgggatcctcggggaaaactaggtcaacttagttttcctacgttttaacttaactaaaatcgacagtgcgaatttcggttcccacagtttggcgctagaaggagggggattcacggcttatctttctcgcaactacgcacgcccggttaagcatgtctgttgacgcggaaaaagacaagcaaacacacgacggaccagccgtcgatgtcaacgctgagaagactcctgacgaaacgtatcgacggtcactgccgaggcaaacaccgcgatgctggaccagatgaaggaactgttcgccaccgcccagaaacggtcggaagaacaggagaaactaatggcttcactcgctaaacaggtcaataccctaacagcgaaaagcaaactcccgcgcggatccaccaaggtgaggcgtgtcaggaggctagacttcggaacttccgaagaccaagaaaaagatgccccgagaaaatccccggaactcgtccctgacgataccactccgacggggcagaagaaaacgacgggcaacctccacctcccgcaagggacaacgaaggagacgacgtcgaaagaatcaatctggatgtcagcgatcaatcggatccgtccgacgaagacgccgacatccaccaccgaaggacccgaagtcagtcagctcgactggcggcagccttcgaaaaacccatgacagaagaggaagaagacctctactggtcagagcaagaaaggttggctgaggaccagactcgggcctatcgccgccagcgtagacagaagagcgcaaacggcgccagcgagattcacgatctgcgcgagtacatcgccaaaactgcagccgaggtgaaagcggtaaaaatcgcagattcaccacgcaaccagtactgcccccgagatcgacctgctcctcgaggagtcgagaaaaaccccgttcacctctcgaatcacggaggcacgagtctcggatcctgggaaaataaagcttcccacctacgatggaaccacagacccaaaggcacatctgcagtctttccagattgcaatggcaaggtctaaacttccggagcgggaaaaggacgtcggctgctgtctcctattcgtcgagaacctcagaggtgctgcactcgagtggttctcacacttgaaaagaaactccatcggaagtttccgccagctttcttcggcttttctgaagcaattctccatgttcatggacagggaaacttccgacgtagacctttggagtctaattcaaaaagaagacgaaccgctccgcgactacataaagaggttcaaactcgtgatgtccagggtaacaggcctcagcgatagagtcgccatcgacgccctgaggaagaacctctggtacaagtcaaaattccgaaagtggatctctctggaaaggccacgcaccatccaggacactcttcACAaagcaacggatttcatcatcatggaagaagagatgaaaatcctagcgcaaaagcatggaccgccaaAAGCGTCTGGCAAGAAGagaacctctcgtaacgacaagtacgtccatcacgagggggaagacgtccaaggcgaacataactacgccgttaGTTCCGAACAAGGAAAGACCAacggaaacacctggacgcggaactcgtacaaggacaattccagctgcgagttccatcagacgagaggtaactccaccgccaactccaagtcctcggcgctaggcTCATTATGAAACTGcttgacggcaaactagcaacggtcaagagcgtgaaagacctgatcctagattctgaccgtccgccgaagaccgacggagccaatcatgagaataacgctcctgggactcaatcgggcgaaaaacgcgaacggagacaagacggcgaaggaacaacaacaaccgccaaagggtcaatatgatcatcggaggatcgcactTTTTCCAGGACTCTGTCTCGTCAATAAAAGCCTACGGGCGGAGGGCTGAAACAGGCCCCGGATGGTCTCCAGAAGATGACGTTCCCAATCATGCAATCATCTTCGAAgaacaggatacggccggactcgataaaccccactacgatcctctggtcatcgacttggtgattcaggatctcgaagtcggccgcatcctcatcgacacggggagcacggtcaacatcatgttccgcgacactctgcagaggatgaacctacccctcggagaagtcatcccagaaccgagaccattgactggattctcgggcgtcgcatccatgaccctcggaaaaatcagactcccagtaatggctaaagaagtcacgaagatcgtcgaattcgcggtagtggataacccggctatctataacgccataatgggaaccccttggataaatgccatgaaggcgGTCCtatccacttaccatctcggcgtcaaatttccaacaccaactggaactgcggtaatctggggaagccaaaaacagtcgcgactctgcttcctagccgagcataaacttcgcagcaatcggaacgctccagtagctaacccgaagcgaaccaagaagaatcTGAGCATCTCCGAGAGCTCAGCAGAAAACAACTCGGATCTGTCTGAACAAGCCACGACTCAGGATAGCGGAAAAATCCTCGAGACCATCGCCGAAAAAAACGGACGACCCAACTCCCGACGTGACCACtaacttagctgaaacagtcaagacGCCAGAAACCGTGGAGTAATAACAACCGTGacagaaacagaactacgagatggcttgatcctcgcaagaggtacgtaggccgCTCGTCAcgacccgacgagttcagctatccccctcaccaaaagggggggggggaaaGATAGGGACAgatatccttgtactcccgcaaaaacgcTTTTCATGTAATCGACattatgaataaaaattttttatttcaaatgcttactcaaacGCACGAACgttacggaaaacgaaaaacATATCTTTtgggaacgcgagacgtcgttagttcccagaaaatcttgattttcctttctcctccaaacagtccatccgcgactctaaaaatatcaccaaacagtccatccgcgactctaaaactCGCTTCCGTCGATTGGCTCCGACGGGAaaatagaaacgtttcactcaatcaaattcgtagtccggcttcGAATGAagtccttttgcatccgacaaggatatcatagcgcgctatacaaaaaatccaaattttggttagctcttcgtaaaggaagtagctcgactcgtacccaaacgaatcatataagccgataagcacttcgcagattctagaacggtacgagtcaggtcaaaatcgcaaacaagcaaaacgaaagccgatttgtcatcgcataGCTTCAGtgcgaaagtagacctaggtcttgccctaaacccggccttgctggtatctaagacatctcataggcataagtattcagaatacgagatcccaaaatttgcctcttatcgcttacaaacctaacgttcgctacaaagtgacctacggacctagcgacaaaaaaagagattgaatgcgaagtgactatgcgtattcaaaccctctacacttgacgaaagtataaatcaaaacgcataatTCATAAAAGGCActtataacagggattcgaaagccaccaacggtcgatcccgaaaaacataaagtcacgcgacctcctaggggtcgcgacacatacatacaaacggccacacttggcctatcataaattataatcaaatgcatagcagtcggttaaagatattccgaacgaagaaTCAGGCTGGTCGACCTCCTCACCCCCGTCACCTGCGTttgaaccctcgcctacatccgccgtatcctccgagacttggataggattccacagttctcgaattctcccttcaatcggaggaacaaaggattcggcgctggcacatatcctcatcgagccatccatcgtggcaagttcgccggaaagagagaagccctcacgctgcatcttgctgagggtaccgaccgaaccacggcactcgcgaaaatcacctacaaagtcctgagcctctttgtacgcttcgaactcagtagaaaaaatttcggcccttcggttcatctcggcggcagctcttctccgtccgctcctttccgcacgagcgagggctcgagcctggaccttggcttgccggcgattttgctcctccacctccaaccgatacttagcaaattccttttccgtttcctccgctttgaaacgggccagccgggcagtgcggaaactcccatcgatcgatgcattccacactctcacggcctgcaaagaagccgaggtcaaataaaaagaaaagtggagTTACTCAAgcttcaaaaacaaacctcgttgaccaagcgagcaccctccgcagtcaccttgtccctctcctcattgtccaaagactcgttacgggaaaacgccggagggagttcgtcaaagaagtcacccgggggaggaacatcccgattctctgaggtaaagccaggatcatATCTCGGCGTCGCGCCATCTCTCGACGAGGTCCcaaaagcgatccctttatctttgcgaggtctccgcctctgtCTTAAAGGGGaaaaacgtaggacctatcgttGACGCAGGGACGTGTACCACCTCgtgatcggtgaagcgcgaccgcccctcgaatccggtcgagagtaaaggaattccaggaacaaggcctcgacctaaaaagatccctcctgaccgaaagatcggaaggaacatgcgcgagacacctattctctaaaaaaaaaacgcacgttcagtactcgccttTCGAATTCTAAAAGAGGGATTGCGATaatcttacctcgctggtacaaccagtccgtcgggaataggtggagaaagccttcctcaacagactctccgtctatcctcacaaaaaagaaacgatcaacataatccttggcgtgcgaggtgactccattgattaccgaaaagttggtcctcgccttcatggagtaaactccattgatgctcgtcgccttggagttccataacccttcgaagtcggcagggctaaggtctatccctaactcgtaactcagaatcacaacgccgagccagctctctaaagctgacacgttcagctggctgattgcgattccaAAACGGTCAagagcctgaacaatgaccccagggattgggaaccacagtcggcattgcgtcaagaacgcctcgtaacaagtaaagtaaccttccggaggatgctccgaactctcattcccgcggggaatgcgaaacacgactccctccggaaccccataaaactctcgaagagtttcgagatactcgggggatacttcgctcggtgagtcaATTTCTCCacgcgccctcagaggtcgccggggaatcgggatcacgggaaggggagcatcagtgccaaagacGGCGTCGCAGTACGCGctcctgttgatctctgaaacctcgggcttcggattctcttcctcagcgtgaaaactatccgaggacgagtgagactgcctcctcgaggttTTTGATCTtaaagtcattcttttcttgaaagcagagagagaatttgcaagagagagattaacttgagaatcttgggtgaagtaagaatggtaaagaattcacaagtctttataggcaaaggTTTTACTATTTACCCCGACCTTCGGCACGATCTcatctccatactttcctcatgaaccataccgcaagctaggacctacgaaccctacggctcctaactagctggggggctaactgttggggtcaaaatcggtcaagacgaaatcgatgtccgaaaatctcggaaaaacatgaaaaatgttaaagcaacctcgagagactaattgttaggCCCTGTTCGTTTCGAGGTCGCTAGCGTCAGCGACCAGAATCAGCGACCAGCGTCAGCGACTTGAGTCGCTGTATGTTGTTCGTTTGCAGGTCGCACGACTGATCGCAGCGGTTGTCGCTCAGTTGTTCGTTTGTAAGTCGCGAGGTTGATCGCAGCGGTTGTCGCTGCATTGTTCGTTTTGACATCGCTAGCGAccacatatttacatttaacttATTAAATGCGattgtttttacaaaaatataattttaagatttttattttcagcTTATTCATATCTTGTAAAAAAACTATATCaacaaattaaacataaataaatgtttaaaaacaaaagtcaaaTGTTTTAAGATCAATAAAACACATCAGTACAAACTcaaatcaaataaactaataaggTAATCGATATCCTCTACTCAACTCACTAGTAATATGATCACGTAAATCTTCCATGGCTCTGTCACCAGTCGGATTATATGGAATATGTCCATCATAaccatcaccatcttcttcttcttcttcttcatcttccatttcatTATCACCATGAGTATGATATTCTTCTCTTGTCTGCCAATGCACAAAATCATTATCTTCTCGATGTGAATCACGTATGAAGTTGTGTAGAGCCATTGTTGCTGTTACTAGCTTCATCCATTTGACCAAACCATATTTAGGATGCCCACGGTCAAGAATTCTCCATTTTGCTTTCCACACTCCAAATGTACGCTCAATCACTGATCGTAAGCTTGAGTGTCTCCGGTTGAACACCTCTCGAGTGTTCGTTGGTGGTCCTCCTCTGTTGAACTGATCAAGATGATACCGAACCTTACGATACGGACCAAGATACCCTGTTCTTGTGGGATATCCAGCATCAACCACATAATACTTTCCATTTGGCGGATGTGGGAAAAATGGCTCATTCCTCGCACAATAAGTCAATACCTTTGTGTCATGGGCTCTACCCGGTACCCCCACATAAGCATATACGAACTTCATATCAAAGTTACATATAGCAAGGACATTCATGGTTGGCACATGTTTTCTACCCCTGTATGCTTCTGCATTTCCTTTAGGAGGGCGAACTGAGATATGAGTTCCATCCAATGCTCCAATACAATCTTTAAAAAATGGCCAGTAGCGATCATCATTTCCCAAAACAGGACATACTCTTGTGAACTCACCATCTTCTGGTTTTAGTGCATCTGCAGCAAACTTCAAGAGAGCACTCAAAACCTCACCAAGTTTTCTTTTGACTGTATCCAACGAACGTTGATATATTTGTGCAATAACCCGTACTGTCTTATCTTGACCCACCACTTCAAGGAACATTGCAACCGCTTCTTCAATATAGACATTGTTCGTCTCTTTTAATCCATATCTTGTTGCTAACATCTTACACAAAGCTTGGAATGTCCTCTGATGCATGCGAAGGATATCATAGCACTGTTGATCTGACCCGTGCATAAGCTGCTGAACATGATGCCATCCAGCACCTCGATCTGTTCTATGAAGCAATCTTTCTGGCTTAAGCATATCAACTTCCTGCTCTTCctcataatcatcatcatcatcatcatccaagtACCACCTAACCATCTGCAAAAcattaaatcatatataactGATTAAAGAAACtgattacaatttaaaaaagaaCTGATTGAAACAACTGAAATCATGCACTACAATCTGAGTCATAACAaaagaaatgaaacaaaagtCATTAGCTTAAAAGAAGCACTACAATCCGAGTCATATTAAAACAGTCTTACTAAAAAGAGTGATACTAAAACACACTACAATCCTTCATACATCTTAACTCCAATCATATTCTCAAGATAGCTAATTTTATCATCATCACTAGAGAAAGACATAAAAGCCATTCTGTTTCCTTCAACGGCTTTGAGATGGTTAAGTGCACCAATGTGAAATGGTGACCACATTATCACTCCAGGCAGCTTATTAAGTATCTCCAACACTGAGTCTATACGGAATTTGCAATCCTGCTGCAACAACACACGATCCTCTGCCATTATCTCTACCATCTCCTTAGCTATCTTATTTTTTCAGCCAGAATTGCATTCCGTACAACATAAGGCTCTTGATCACATTCCTTACGCTTTCTTTTTGAAGATCCAGCCCTACTGGTTCCTTCTCTTGGTGCTGGCATATCAGTGTCAACTGAATCAGACTCATCATTCTTCTCTGCATCTACTCTAGAATCTAAGCTAGCTTCTCCTTGCTGAGCACACCATCCCTCTGCTCCAGTTACAGTAACAGCACCAAACTCTGCTTCAAATAAATCCATGTTTGGAGGCACTTTGATCTTATACTTTCTTGCACCTTGCCATTCCTgttcaagagaaaaaaaagcttAGTATATTTGATCAATCAAATAATGCAGAAAATTCCTTTCATGAAACCGGACACGATCCAAAACTATAATCACAAAAACCCAACAAGCATGAGAAAGATCTGTTCAAAGGTTAGTTCTTTACTACTTATGTTCTGATTCAGAAACacacaagaacaaaaacaaGAGCAGATATTATAATCCGACAAAGACAGATCATAAttacttaagaaaaaaaataaaagttacttaCCGCAATGCGTTGATCCCACCAACCTTCCGACATCGCCAACCTTCCCAAAGCATCATATACAAGTCCGGTTCTGTTGTGGGTAAGCTTCTTGAACTTGATATATGCTTTTCTACTAATATCAACCTTGTTCTTAAACCTGTCCCATATCCATCTCTTAGCAAAATTCTCTTCAAACTTATTTATGATGAACTCTCTTC contains:
- the LOC108831424 gene encoding uncharacterized protein LOC108831424, with the translated sequence MADDMVRWYLDDDDDDDYEEEQEVDMLKPERLLHRTDRGAGWHHVQQLMHGSDQQCYDILRMHQRTFQALCKMLATRYGLKETNNVYIEEAVAMFLEVVGQDKTVRVIAQIYQRSLDTVKRKLGEVLSALLKFAADALKPEDGEFTRVCPVLGNDDRYWPFFKDCIGALDGTHISVRPPKGNAEAYRGRKHVPTMNVLAICNFDMKFVYAYVGVPGRAHDTKVLTYCARNEPFFPHPPNGKYYVVDAGYPTRTGYLGPYRKVRYHLDQFNRGGPPTNTREVFNRRHSSLRSVIERTFGVWKAKWRILDRGHPKYGLVKWMKLVTATMALHNFIRDSHREDNDFVHWQTREEYHTHGDNEMEDEEEEEEDGDGYDGHIPYNPTGDRAMEDLRDHITSELSRGYRLPY